The following coding sequences are from one Sandaracinaceae bacterium window:
- a CDS encoding SDR family oxidoreductase, which produces MKTVPDYPVGKNLLAGKTVLVTAAAGTGIGYATAQRCAEEGCAKLVISDIHERRLNEAAERIEAATGVKPGQVLCNVTKEEDVQNLFAQAIEQMGHIDVLMNNAGLGGTKDVVDMTDDEWNIVLDVTLTGTFRCTRAALKHMYARKSGSIVNNASVLGWRAQKGQAHYAAAKAGVMAFTRCSAVEAADHNVRINAIAPSLAKHPFLVKVTTKELLDELESKEAYGRGAEPWEMANIMIFLASDYATYLTGEVISASSQRA; this is translated from the coding sequence ATGAAGACCGTTCCAGACTACCCCGTTGGCAAGAACCTCCTGGCCGGCAAGACCGTGCTCGTCACCGCCGCGGCGGGCACGGGCATTGGCTATGCGACCGCGCAGCGCTGCGCGGAAGAAGGCTGCGCCAAGCTGGTGATCAGCGACATCCACGAGCGCCGCTTGAACGAGGCGGCCGAGCGCATCGAGGCGGCCACGGGCGTCAAGCCCGGGCAGGTGCTGTGCAACGTCACCAAGGAAGAGGACGTGCAGAACCTCTTCGCGCAGGCCATCGAGCAGATGGGCCACATCGACGTGCTCATGAACAACGCGGGCTTGGGTGGCACCAAGGACGTGGTGGACATGACCGACGACGAGTGGAACATCGTGCTGGACGTCACGCTCACGGGCACGTTCCGCTGCACGCGCGCCGCGCTGAAGCACATGTACGCGCGCAAGAGCGGCAGCATCGTGAACAACGCCTCCGTGCTGGGCTGGCGCGCGCAGAAGGGGCAGGCGCACTACGCCGCGGCCAAGGCGGGCGTGATGGCCTTCACGCGCTGCTCGGCCGTCGAGGCGGCGGACCACAACGTGCGCATCAACGCCATCGCGCCCAGCCTGGCCAAGCACCCCTTCCTGGTGAAGGTCACCACCAAGGAGCTGCTCGACGAGCTGGAGTCCAAGGAGGCCTACGGCCGCGGCGCCGAGCCGTGGGAGATGGCCAACATCATGATCTTCCTGGCCAGCGACTACGCCACGTACCTCACGGGTGAGGTCATCTCGGCGTCGTCCCAGCGCGCCTGA